A stretch of the Carassius carassius chromosome 6, fCarCar2.1, whole genome shotgun sequence genome encodes the following:
- the LOC132141948 gene encoding POU domain, class 4, transcription factor 2-like encodes MMMMSLNSKQAFAMAHTSLAETKYSSLHSSSSSSTLTSNAPSSSCSSSRHSSTISSSGGSEAMRRACFPTPPSNIFGGLDESLLARAEALAAVDIVSQTKSHHHPPHHSPFKPDATYHTMNTLPCTSSSSSVPISHPSALASHHHHHHHHHHQPHQALEGDLLDHITPGLALAGAMAGPDGSVVSTPTHPAHMAGMNHMHQAAINMAHAHGLTSHMGCMSDVDADPRDLEAFAERFKQRRIKLGVTQADVGSALANLKIPGVGSLSQSTICRFESLTLSHNNMIALKPILQAWLEEAEKSHREKLNKPELFNGAEKKRKRTSIAAPEKRSLEAYFAIQPRPSSEKIAAIAEKLDLKKNVVRVWFCNQRQKQKRMKYSACV; translated from the exons ATGATGATGATGTCTCTGAACAGCAAGCAGGCGTTCGCCATGGCCCACACCAGTCTGGCCGAGACCAAATACTCCAGTTTGCATTCTTCGTCCTCGTCTTCCACTTTGACTTCCAACGCGCCCTCGTCCTCCTGCTCGTCGTCCAGACACAGCAGCACGATCAGCAGCAGCGGCGGCTCGGAGGCGATGCGTCGAGCATGTTTCCCAACCCCACCG AGCAATATATTCGGCGGATTGGATGAGAGTTTGTTGGCCCGCGCGGAAGCTCTGGCGGCGGTGGATATAGTCTCTCAGACCAAAAGCCATCATCACCCTCCTCATCACAGCCCCTTCAAGCCGGACGCAACCTACCACACCATGAATACGCTTCCGTGCACCTCGTCGTCTTCGTCTGTGCCCATCTCGCACCCGTCAGCTCTCGCGAgccatcaccaccaccaccaccaccatcatcaccagCCGCACCAGGCACTGGAGGGCGACCTGCTCGATCACATCACCCCAGGACTGGCACTTGCTGGAGCCATGGCCGGGCCAGACGGCTCGGTGGTCTCCACGCCTACGCACCCCGCTCACATGGCAGGCATGAACCACATGCACCAAGCTGCCATCAACATGGCTCACGCCCATGGACTGACATCCCACATGGGCTGCATGAGCGACGTGGATGCAGATCCCAGGGACTTGGAGGCGTTCGCTGAGCGCTTTAAACAGCGTCGGATCAAACTCGGCGTGACACAAGCGGATGTAGGGTCAGCGTTGGCCAATCTGAAGATTCCTGGTGTAGGCTCTTTAAGCCAGAGTACCATCTGCCGGTTTGAATCCCTCACGTTGTCCCACAACAACATGATCGCCCTGAAGCCCATCCTGCAAGCCTGGCTGGAGGAGGCTGAAAAGTCGCACCGGGAAAAACTCAACAAACCCGAGCTCTTCAATGGGGCCGAAAAGAAGAGGAAGCGGACCTCAATCGCGGCCCCCGAGAAAAGGTCCCTCGAAGCTTATTTTGCTATTCAGCCGCGTCCGTCCTCAGAGAAAATCGCAGCAATCGCAGAGAAGCTGGACCTCAAAAAGAACGTTGTGCGGGTTTGGTTTTGCAACCAGAGGCAGAAACAGAAACGCATGAAATATTCGGCCTGCGTCTAG